DNA sequence from the Desulfatiglans anilini DSM 4660 genome:
CCCGGTTTCTTCACACCCTTCGGGTGCTCAGTCCCACCGCTTCGCGGCGGGTCCCGGTTTGGCCAATATCAAGAAAATCAAGCGTTTGCGCGGAGGAGACCTGCAGGTCGCCCCACAAGCAACCGTGCAGATCGACGCCGAGATTGGCCAAAAAGACCATTTCCGGATGGAAAGTATTCTAACCCAAGGCTGCACCCAGCACAAAGCTTTCCTGAACAGGCCTCGCAGAGCGTTCATCAGAAACTTCGATTTCAGGCCGAGGCTTCCCTCGCCTGCTCTTTTTTTCTGGATTTATTGACGGACTTCGGCATAATGAGATGTTTACGATGAAAGGATTCTCCCTGTGAACTGGGACCCCTGCAGCGAGGTCGGACTGGTTGCCCTGTTTCCACAAAGCCGCCGCGCCCGGGTCGAATGACATGGCGGTCCTTTTTCATCTCCATTCAGAAGAGACGCAACACAGAGGAGCGTTTTCGAACTCCCATTGAAGACGTCGACTCACGCCGCAAGCGGCAAACATCCGCGCTGCGGCTGCGGGGGAGATCCGCATCAAGCCTGTTGTATCAGGCCCCAGCGGCCGCCCCCGGAGAAAGGGACCAAGCCTGGACTCACGCACGCGCCTGATCGGGTGGTGCGAGACCCTCCTCTCTGGATGGAACGGCTTCAGTTGATCGACTGGATAAGAACCTTCAGGAGCAGAAAAAGATGACGACTGAGTTTGATGAAAGCATCGAGGGCATTGAAGAGGCAGAGGAGAGCTTTGCCGATCTTCTGGCCGCCTATGATACGGGAATGAATGAAGATCTGCAGGTCGGCGACCGGATTGAGGGGAAGATCATCGCCATCGGCGACGATGCGGTGTTCGTGGACACGGGGACGAAGATCGACGGCGTGGTGGAGCGCGCCGAACTGCTGGATGAGGAAGGCAACCTGCCTTGCAAAGTGGGCGACACCCTGACGCTCTATGCCGTATCGGTCAGCGCCAACGAAATCCGCCTTTCACGCGCCCTGTCCGGAGCGGGAGGGTTCGAGATCCTGCGGGAAGCCTTCGAGAACCGGCTGCCCGTCCTCGGGAAGATTCGCGGGACCTGCAAAGGCGGCTTCAACGTGGAGGTCATGAACCGCCGGGGCTTTTGTCCTATCAGCCAGATCGACATCCGGTACGTCGAACAACCCGAGCAGTATGTAGGCGAAAGTTACGAGTTTCTGATTACCCGTCTCGAAGAACGGAACATCGTCGTCTCCCGGCGCGACCTCCTGAACCGCGAACTGGAAAAGACTCGCGCTGAATTCATGGAGACCTTGTCGGTCGGCTCCGTCATCGAAGGTGAAGTGGTCAAACTGATGCCCTACGGCGCCTTTGTGCGGATCGCTCCGGGCGTCGAAGGGATGGCGCACATCTCGGAGCTGGGCTGGTCGCGCGTCGAGAGACCCGAAGATGTTCTGAGGGCGGGGGAGCGGGTCAAGGTCAAGGTGATCGGTGTTCAGCAGGCGGACAACCCTCGCCAGGCCAAGATCTCCCTCTCCATCAAACAGCTGAGCAGCGACCCCTGGGACACGGTCCAGGAGACCGTGCAGGACGGACAGCACCTCACCGGGCGGGTGGTCCGATGCGCGCCTTTCGGCGTCTTCGTGGAGATCGCGCCCGGGATCGAAGGCCTGGTTCATATCAGCGAGATGAGCTATACCCGGCGCGTGGCAAAGCCCGAAGACCTCGTCGCCCCAGGAGACCCGGTCAGCGTCGTGGTCAAACGGGTCGATCCGGAAAACCGGCGCATCTCCCTTAGCATGAAGGATGCCGAAGGCGATCCGTGGGCCCTGGTCGGCCAGAAATACCCCGTTGGAAAGACCGTAACCGGGACCATCGAAAAGAAAGGCCCTTTCGGTTTTTTCATCAACCTGGAACCCGGGATCACCGGCTTGATGCCGAAATCGAAGATGAAGGCCGCAGCGGATGAAGCGGCTTTGGACCGTCTGAAAGAGGGCGACCCGATTGAGGCAACGGTAAGCGAAATCAACCCTGCGGAGCGTAAAATCACGTTGCTGCCGCCGGCCAAGACCGTGCAGGAAGAAGACAGCTGGCAGAGCTTCAGCCAGAGCGGCAAGGGGCCGCTCGGCTCCCTCGGAGCCGAGCTCGAAAAGGTCCTGAGGCCCAAGAATCGCGCCTAGAAGGGAACTCAAGCGGCGCGGACGGGGCCGCTTGCGGCCTCCCGCGCCGGCCGGCCGTTCACCGGGGAGTAAACGGATCATGTCGACTTGCTGGGCACCGCTCGATCTGCCCGATTACCACATCCACACCCCGCTCTGCCACCATGCCGTCGGTGCGGTGGCGGAATATAAGGCCGCGGCCGCAGCGAAGGGGGTCCCGGAGATCTGTTTCACCGATCACGCGCCCACCGACACGGATTACGACCCGGCCCACCGCATGACGCTCCAGGAGTTTCCGCGCTACTGCAGCATGATCGAGGACATTCGGACCCCGGGGCCTCCGGAGGTCCTCTTCGGAGTCGAGGCGGATTACTATACGGGTTGCGGGACCTTTCTCGAGAACTGGCTGCCACGTCATGCCTTCGACCTGGTCATCGGTTCGGTCCACTTCATTGCCTCCTGGGGTTTTGACAACCCCGGCGAGCGCCACGTGTGGGATGCTGTGGACGTGACCGAAATCTGGAAACGGTACTTCGCGCTGATCTGCGAACTGGCGGACACACGCCTTTTCGACGTCGCGGGGCACCTCGACCTGCCGAAGAAGTTCGATTACCGGCCCCCCGGCGCGGCCCTCAAGGAGATGGCCGCACCGGCCCTCGACCGGATCGCGGAGGCCGGGATGGGGATCGAGCTGAACACGGCTGGGCTCCGCAAGCCCGTCGGAGAGATCTACCCCTCCCTGGAGCTGCTCACCTGGGCCGGCGAACGCGGCATTCCCATCTGCTTCGGGTCGGACGCGCACCAGCCGGAGGACGTGGGCGAAGGATTCCCGGAGGCCTTGAAGCTCGCCTATGCCGCGGGCTACACGGAGTATTTCCGGATCAGACAGCGCCGCAAAACGCTCCTCCCTCTGCCGCCGATTCCAGCCCCGCCCCCCTGATTTTTCCGGGGGGGGCAGCGCGGGCGCCTTATCTTCAAAGCACTTCCCCCGAGGACCGGCCTCGGAGAGGGTCCGCCCCACCCCGCCTAAAAACAGGAAGCCGCCCCAGGCCTTTCCCCTGTTCCACGGTCACAATCGGAAACATTTGCTGCGCTGCGCCACCCCCCAACCTCATCGGATAATCGGACATGCGGTTGCAGAGCTGAAGAACCCGCACACAGAAAGGTTACGCGGCGTCGTCTTTCCTGAAGTAGCCCTTGGGCACCACCACGATGCCGCGTGAGGTGACGGGGAAGCGCTGCCGATCCTCATCGGGACGGTAGCCGATCTCGGTATGGTCCGGGATGTTGTTGAGCTTGTCGACAATCGCCTTCTTGATCTTGCAATGGCGGCCGACCACCACATCGTCCAGGATCACGGATTCCTCGACCGACGCCCAACTGCGGACGACCACATTGTAGGAGAGAACGGAATCCCTCACGACCCCGCTCACGATGCAGCCCGGCGCGACGATGGAATTGAGGGCCTTGCCCACGCGCCGGTCGCTCGAACGCTCGTCCGCGAAGATGAACTTGGCCGGCGGCGCCGGGATCTGGAAGGTGTGGATCGGCCAGTTTCGACCATAGAGGTTGAAATAGGGATCCACTCCGGTCAGGTCCATGTTGGCGTTCCAGTAGGCGTCGAGCGTGCCGACATCCCGCCAGTAGGAGGAATCACGGGTGCGGGGCTCCCGCCGGAGCTGGCGCTCGCCGTTTTCAAGGGTCACATAGATGTAGTCTTCGATGGCGTTCTGGCTGCGGTAGGGATAGGCATAGATCCGGTGGCTCTCGACCAGGCTCGGGATGATCTCGCCGCCGAAGTCGTAGGCGTCGGTAGACTCGAGGATGTCGAGCAGGGTCTCGGCGCGAAAGAGGTAGATCCCCATGGAGGCCAATACGTGCTGGGGATCTCCGGGGATGGTCTGCGCATCCTGCTTGGGCTTTTCCTGAAATCCCGTGATCCGGTAATTCTCATCGACCACCGCCACACCGAACTGATGCGCGAGGGACTTGTCCACCTCGAGGAGCGAGATCGAGATGTCCGCGTCGTGCTCCTGGTGGTACCGCTGGAAGCGGGAGTAATCCATCTTGTAGATGTGATCCCCCGAGAGGATCAGGATGTGGCGTGGCTTGTAGCGCCGGATCAGATAGAGGTTTTGGCGGATGGAATCCGCCGTCCCCTGATACCATTCGGGCCCCGTGCGCTGCTGTGGAGGCACCACCTTGAGGAACTGGCCGATCTTCTGATTGAAGATGTTCCAACCCGCCTCCAGGTGCTCGTTCAGGGACTGGGACTTGTACTGGGGGAGCACCACGATCTTGTAGATCTGCGAATTGACGCAGTTGCTCAGGGTAAAATCGATCAGGCGGTAGATGCCTCCGAAGGGCACCGCCGGTTTGCAGCGGTCCAGGGTCAGCGGCATGAGCCGCTCGCCGCGCCCCCCCGCCATGATGAAGGCGATCGTATCTTTCATGGATCTATCTCCCGAGCCTGACAGTGATTCATGGAAGGGAAGTTCCGGGAGGCACGCCGTGTCGTCGCCCCGGAGCCTGTCATTCACCTTACGGTCGGAAGGCCCGCCGTGTCAAGCAGTGGCATCACGGCCTCCTGACCCTGAAGTACCGATCGGGAGGATTCCGCCCTCCAGGAACCTGTCGGGGACGGGCCCTTCGCGGAGGCGGCCGGCGGCGGGCTAGAGGTATGGGGAAAGCACCCATGCCAGGGCATCGCGCAGCCTGGCGGCCAAAGAGCGCCTTTCGAGATCGTCCAGGCCGAATTCCTTGGCCTTTGCGAGGCTTTCGGCCATGTGGGCAGCGATCGAGGCCGCGATCGACGGGCTGTAGATCTCCAGGGTCAACTCGAAATTGAGGCGCAGGCTTCTCGGGTCGATATTCGCCGAACCCACCTGGGCGTAGAAATCGTCCACGATGAGGAGCTTGCTGTGCACAAAGGGGGGCGGCTGGTAATAGACCCGCACCTGCCGGCGCAGAAGTTCCCAGAGCATGTTGCGCGTCGCCCAGTGCACGAAGGGGAGGTTGTTCCGGCCCGGCAGGATGATCCGCACATCCACTCCTTTGAGAGCGGCCGTCTGCAGTGCACCGATCAGATCCCTCGGAGGCAGAAAATAAGGCGTCATGATCCAGACCCGTTCCTGGGCCTCGGAAACCGCAGTCACCAAGATCATCCCGAGCTTGTCGAGATCCTCGTCGGGGCCGTCCAGGACCACCTGGCAAACCACATCCCCCGCCGCCCCCGGCAATTCCCCGCTACCCTTCAGCGTCTCTCCCGTACAGAAATGCCAGTCATGCAGGAAGGCCTGTTCGATCCGCGCGACCACCGGCCCTTCGACCCGGAAGTGGGCATCGACGATCCGCGTCCGTTTGCTCGTGTCCTGCGCGAGGTGCCGGTCGCCGATGTTCATGCCGCCCAAGAAAACGCTGCGCCCATCCACGACGAGGACCTTGCGGTGATTTCTGAGGTTGATGCTGAAACTGGGCGGGATGATCCGGGGGGGTAGAAAGCGGGCCATCCGCACCCCCGCCTTTCTTAGCAGGTTGCCGGCCCTCGGGAGGCTGTACCACTCCCCGAGCCCGTCCAGCAGCACCCGGACATCCACGCCCCGGCGGGATGCCTCTCCCAGCCTCTCGATAAAGGTCCGGCCCGTGCGGTTGGACTCGAAGATGTACGTCGAAAGAAAGACGGAATGCCGCGCCCCGTCGATGGCCGCCAGCATAGCCGGATAGGTCTCTTCCCCATTGTGAAAGATCCCGATGCGATTGCCTGCACTCGGGCGATGGCCCGTGAGCGCCTCCGACACCCGAATGACATCCCGCCAGCCCTGCGGGAGGGAGGCATCCTCGAAGGGCAGCGTCCCGTGGTGGGGCGTGTCGGAGGCCTCATCCGCCGCATCGGGACCATCGGGAAGAGAAAGCTTCTGTGCGCGCGTCCGCACGCGGTTGAAACCGAAGAGAAAATAGAGGATCGGTCCGAGCGGGGGAAAGGCCAGGCAGACCGTCGCCCAGCCGAGGGCCGCCCGGGGATCGCGTTTGTGGAGGAGCGCATGGCCGGCAGCCGCCAAGGCCAAAGCACCATCGAGGATCAGCAGCAACCAGTGAATCCATTCCAAAGGTCACCTTACCTCCCGGTAAAGCGGGGCACCGCAGCAGCGGCCGCCGTTCAAAACGCAAACCCGATCACCTTCCAACGTCCACTGGAATCGATGCCCCTGCTCAAACCGGCTGCTCATCCTCTCTCAAGGCCTCGAATCCGGAAATGATGTCGATGAGTTCATTGGTGATCTGTGCCTGCCGCTGCTCCCGGTAAAGCGCCTGAAGCTCATCCTCCATCTCGAGGATGTTCTTTTCGGCAGCCTGCATGGCCGTCAGGCGCCCGGCATTCTCCGCCGCCAGGGATTGGGCGAAGGCCCGGTAGATGGAAACGAAAAGATACTGGTGGAAGAGGCCCGTAAACATGTTTTCACGGGAAGCCCCCAGCATGGGGATCGACCGATTCGGCCATCTGCGCGCACGATAGGCCCGGGCCCATTCGGCATCGAGCGGCAGCAGCCGGTGAAAGGAAGGAACATAGGCGCCCGGCGCGAGCACGTTGTGGCTGACATGGAAAAAGGCGCCGCCCCGTTCGCGGCGCCGCTCGTCCAGGCGCTGGATGATCTCCTGCACCGTGTGGATGATCGCCGGGAGGCTGCCGGGCAGGCGAAAGGACGCCTCGTCTTTGCGGCCTGCATCCTCGAGGCCGCCGACGACCTTCTCCCCCGCCGACCAGCAGCTGACCTCGAACCCCGTGGATTCGAGGTGTTCGATCCGCTCGAGGGCATGGCGCACGATCACCTCGTTGAACTGACCGCACATCCCCTGGTCGGATCCCACCACCAGGCAGACGGCACGGCGGGCGCGGGAACCGGAAGGCAGGGCCGTGCCTCCGCGCAGAAAGATCTGCCATCCCATGTCCACGACATCCCGGAAGGCGTCCATGGTCTCCGCTGCGCGCTCGTATTGCCGGATGTTGACGGCAGCCAGGCTCTTCATGGTCTGGACAACCGCCAGGAGGTCCTGCGCCGTGATGATCTTCCTATTCAGGTTCTCGAGCGTCTGCATGCTCCCCCGTAAACGGCAGAAGGGTCTCCTCCATCATCTTCGGCAGGTCGGTCCAAAAGGCATCGTCCTTGGCCGAAGCGAGCACCCGCTCTTCGACATCCGGCATCCGTTCCGCGAGCCCGGCGAGAATGGCCTTTTCCGCAGCGGCAATCCGCTCCAGAGGCACAGCGTCCAGCAAGCCGCGAGCCACCGCGAAAAGGACCAGGATCTGCTCGCCGGCTGAGAGCGGCGAAAACTGCCCCTGTTTGAGGACCTCCCGCACCCGGCGGCCGTGTTCGAGCGCCTTGCGCGTCCCCGCCTCCAGGCGCGTCCCGAAGCGCGCAAAGGACTCGAGTTCCTGGAACTGGCTGTAGGAGAGGCGCAGGTCCCCCGCCACCCTTCGGTAGGCGTCGAACTGCGCCTTGCCGCCCACGCGCGAAACGGACTTGCCCACGTCCACCGCCGGCATCAGGCCCTTCTGGAAGAGGTCCGGCGACAGGTAGATCTGCCCGTCCGTGATGGAGATGAGATTGGTCGGAATGTAGGCGGAGATGTTCTGGGCCTCGGTCTCGATGATAGGAAGCGCCGTCAGGGAGCCGCCTCCTTTCTCCGGCCTGAGGTGCGTCGACCGCTCGAGGAGGCGGGAATGGATGTAGAAGATATCGCCCGGGAAGGCTTCCCGCCCCGGGGGGCGCCGCAGCAGCAGGGAGATCTGCCGGTAGGCCAGGGCGTGCCGGGTCAGGTCGTCGTAAACGATCAGGACGTCCCGCCCTGCCTCCATGAACGCCTCGGCAAGGGTCGTGGCCGCATAGGGGGCGATATACTGCAGCCCGGGCGGATCGTCCCCTTCGACCACCACGACAACGCTGTGTTCCATCGCATCCTGCCGCCCGAGGGCCTCGACCGCCTTCGCGATGCTGCTGCTCCGCTGCCCGATCGCACAGTAGACGCAGACCACATCCTTGTCGTGCTGGTTGATGATCGTGTCGAGGGCGATGGCGGTCTTGCCCGTCTGGCGGTCCCCGAGGATCAGCTCACGCTGGCCGCGGCCGATGGGGATCAGGGCATCTATGACCTTGAGCCCGGTCTCGAGTGGTCTTTCGACGGGAGCCCGATCCAGGATGCGCGGGGCTTCGCGCATCACCGGCCATCTCTCGGTCGAATGGACGGCCCCGCGGCCGTCCATCGGCTGTCCGAGGGGATTTACCACCCGCCCCAGGAACTCCGGCCCAACCGGAAAATCCAGGATGCGGCCGCTCCGCCTGACCTCCATGCCGGCCCCCAGGTCCTCGCTCGGACCGAACAGGACGACCCCGACCCGGTCAGGCAGGATGTCGAACACCATCCCTTCTATGCCGTCTTCGAACAG
Encoded proteins:
- a CDS encoding F0F1 ATP synthase subunit gamma — its product is MQTLENLNRKIITAQDLLAVVQTMKSLAAVNIRQYERAAETMDAFRDVVDMGWQIFLRGGTALPSGSRARRAVCLVVGSDQGMCGQFNEVIVRHALERIEHLESTGFEVSCWSAGEKVVGGLEDAGRKDEASFRLPGSLPAIIHTVQEIIQRLDERRRERGGAFFHVSHNVLAPGAYVPSFHRLLPLDAEWARAYRARRWPNRSIPMLGASRENMFTGLFHQYLFVSIYRAFAQSLAAENAGRLTAMQAAEKNILEMEDELQALYREQRQAQITNELIDIISGFEALREDEQPV
- a CDS encoding alternate F1F0 ATPase, F1 subunit alpha, which translates into the protein MKDTHLDAALDDVTRAVEKGLAGYRPKPESEEVGLIRSVGEGIVWVEGLGGVKAEELLLFEDGIEGMVFDILPDRVGVVLFGPSEDLGAGMEVRRSGRILDFPVGPEFLGRVVNPLGQPMDGRGAVHSTERWPVMREAPRILDRAPVERPLETGLKVIDALIPIGRGQRELILGDRQTGKTAIALDTIINQHDKDVVCVYCAIGQRSSSIAKAVEALGRQDAMEHSVVVVVEGDDPPGLQYIAPYAATTLAEAFMEAGRDVLIVYDDLTRHALAYRQISLLLRRPPGREAFPGDIFYIHSRLLERSTHLRPEKGGGSLTALPIIETEAQNISAYIPTNLISITDGQIYLSPDLFQKGLMPAVDVGKSVSRVGGKAQFDAYRRVAGDLRLSYSQFQELESFARFGTRLEAGTRKALEHGRRVREVLKQGQFSPLSAGEQILVLFAVARGLLDAVPLERIAAAEKAILAGLAERMPDVEERVLASAKDDAFWTDLPKMMEETLLPFTGEHADAREPE
- the glgC gene encoding glucose-1-phosphate adenylyltransferase, which encodes MKDTIAFIMAGGRGERLMPLTLDRCKPAVPFGGIYRLIDFTLSNCVNSQIYKIVVLPQYKSQSLNEHLEAGWNIFNQKIGQFLKVVPPQQRTGPEWYQGTADSIRQNLYLIRRYKPRHILILSGDHIYKMDYSRFQRYHQEHDADISISLLEVDKSLAHQFGVAVVDENYRITGFQEKPKQDAQTIPGDPQHVLASMGIYLFRAETLLDILESTDAYDFGGEIIPSLVESHRIYAYPYRSQNAIEDYIYVTLENGERQLRREPRTRDSSYWRDVGTLDAYWNANMDLTGVDPYFNLYGRNWPIHTFQIPAPPAKFIFADERSSDRRVGKALNSIVAPGCIVSGVVRDSVLSYNVVVRSWASVEESVILDDVVVGRHCKIKKAIVDKLNNIPDHTEIGYRPDEDRQRFPVTSRGIVVVPKGYFRKDDAA
- a CDS encoding 30S ribosomal protein S1 → MTTEFDESIEGIEEAEESFADLLAAYDTGMNEDLQVGDRIEGKIIAIGDDAVFVDTGTKIDGVVERAELLDEEGNLPCKVGDTLTLYAVSVSANEIRLSRALSGAGGFEILREAFENRLPVLGKIRGTCKGGFNVEVMNRRGFCPISQIDIRYVEQPEQYVGESYEFLITRLEERNIVVSRRDLLNRELEKTRAEFMETLSVGSVIEGEVVKLMPYGAFVRIAPGVEGMAHISELGWSRVERPEDVLRAGERVKVKVIGVQQADNPRQAKISLSIKQLSSDPWDTVQETVQDGQHLTGRVVRCAPFGVFVEIAPGIEGLVHISEMSYTRRVAKPEDLVAPGDPVSVVVKRVDPENRRISLSMKDAEGDPWALVGQKYPVGKTVTGTIEKKGPFGFFINLEPGITGLMPKSKMKAAADEAALDRLKEGDPIEATVSEINPAERKITLLPPAKTVQEEDSWQSFSQSGKGPLGSLGAELEKVLRPKNRA
- the cls gene encoding cardiolipin synthase, encoding MEWIHWLLLILDGALALAAAGHALLHKRDPRAALGWATVCLAFPPLGPILYFLFGFNRVRTRAQKLSLPDGPDAADEASDTPHHGTLPFEDASLPQGWRDVIRVSEALTGHRPSAGNRIGIFHNGEETYPAMLAAIDGARHSVFLSTYIFESNRTGRTFIERLGEASRRGVDVRVLLDGLGEWYSLPRAGNLLRKAGVRMARFLPPRIIPPSFSINLRNHRKVLVVDGRSVFLGGMNIGDRHLAQDTSKRTRIVDAHFRVEGPVVARIEQAFLHDWHFCTGETLKGSGELPGAAGDVVCQVVLDGPDEDLDKLGMILVTAVSEAQERVWIMTPYFLPPRDLIGALQTAALKGVDVRIILPGRNNLPFVHWATRNMLWELLRRQVRVYYQPPPFVHSKLLIVDDFYAQVGSANIDPRSLRLNFELTLEIYSPSIAASIAAHMAESLAKAKEFGLDDLERRSLAARLRDALAWVLSPYL
- a CDS encoding histidinol-phosphatase HisJ family protein: MSTCWAPLDLPDYHIHTPLCHHAVGAVAEYKAAAAAKGVPEICFTDHAPTDTDYDPAHRMTLQEFPRYCSMIEDIRTPGPPEVLFGVEADYYTGCGTFLENWLPRHAFDLVIGSVHFIASWGFDNPGERHVWDAVDVTEIWKRYFALICELADTRLFDVAGHLDLPKKFDYRPPGAALKEMAAPALDRIAEAGMGIELNTAGLRKPVGEIYPSLELLTWAGERGIPICFGSDAHQPEDVGEGFPEALKLAYAAGYTEYFRIRQRRKTLLPLPPIPAPPP